Proteins from a single region of Psychrobacter cryohalolentis K5:
- a CDS encoding ubiquinone biosynthesis accessory factor UbiJ — MLTVLLLAGAEKLINMAISSDEITKAGLAPLAGKVLRLNMGTPEVNLDVLFTEERLRFEPVTTESVFEQSGAMNERQKASMDRARLGHSRPDCIITVDNPAQLLNLMRGTEGNLPIEGDYKVLMQLNQLVAGFDPDVAGQLEPFIGKSMASQLHLLISQLKGSWRHSAKRAFNDVSDWANDVAGNSAPDPIDVTEVNALKQQLLKLRADVEREEAKLAAIKDEQARLTHSR, encoded by the coding sequence ATGCTGACTGTTCTACTTTTGGCCGGTGCTGAAAAGCTGATTAATATGGCTATTTCCAGTGATGAGATTACCAAAGCGGGTTTAGCGCCACTTGCTGGCAAAGTGCTACGTCTCAATATGGGGACGCCTGAGGTGAATTTAGATGTGCTATTCACTGAAGAGCGCTTGCGTTTTGAGCCAGTGACGACTGAAAGTGTGTTTGAGCAAAGTGGCGCTATGAATGAGCGTCAAAAAGCCAGTATGGATCGTGCGCGTCTTGGTCATAGCCGCCCAGATTGTATTATTACCGTTGATAATCCTGCCCAGCTACTGAATCTCATGCGCGGTACAGAAGGCAACTTGCCTATTGAGGGCGATTACAAAGTACTTATGCAACTCAATCAATTGGTTGCAGGCTTTGATCCTGATGTTGCGGGACAACTTGAACCATTTATTGGTAAATCGATGGCGAGCCAGTTGCACCTCCTGATATCGCAGCTTAAAGGCAGCTGGCGTCATAGTGCCAAGCGTGCTTTTAACGATGTTAGCGATTGGGCAAACGATGTGGCAGGTAATAGTGCACCTGACCCAATAGATGTAACTGAAGTAAATGCGCTTAAGCAGCAACTACTGAAACTGCGCGCCGATGTTGAACGTGAAGAAGCCAAACTAGCCGCTATCAAAGATGAGCAAGCACGTCTAACTCATAGTAGATAA
- the ubiE gene encoding bifunctional demethylmenaquinone methyltransferase/2-methoxy-6-polyprenyl-1,4-benzoquinol methylase UbiE, producing the protein MTDHVNNKTTTNGRIQDKLVQDSITHNQNITAQVKARQHTATSVNNVINTDFTHVEDLPIGTPQGQQTTMPNANTENHAQNSTVNDAAQTNTQAPKQTLFNQRDDINNPHTSDTDGHEETHFGYKTVNKAEKQARVADVFTSVAKKYDIMNDLMSFGIHRLWKRYAISLSGVRAGQHVLDIAGGTGDLAKVFSREVGRNGKVVLSDINAAMLEVGRERLINAGCNNVDFVLANAETLAPFDDNSFDLLTISFGLRNVTDKDAALKSMYRVLKPGGRLLILEFSKPIFEPLSKAYDLYSFTALPMMGKLVANDSESYKYLAESIRMHPDQQTLKQMMEQAGFENCDYHNLTAGIVAVHRGFKA; encoded by the coding sequence ATGACTGATCATGTAAATAATAAAACGACTACTAATGGCCGTATACAAGATAAATTGGTTCAAGACAGTATCACTCATAACCAAAATATTACCGCTCAAGTAAAAGCACGTCAACATACCGCTACAAGTGTTAATAACGTTATTAACACTGACTTTACTCATGTTGAAGATCTACCCATAGGAACGCCACAAGGGCAACAAACCACTATGCCAAATGCTAATACTGAAAACCACGCTCAAAATAGCACTGTAAATGACGCTGCACAGACAAATACTCAAGCCCCTAAGCAAACGCTTTTTAACCAGCGTGACGATATCAATAATCCACATACGTCTGATACCGATGGTCATGAAGAAACCCATTTTGGCTATAAGACCGTTAATAAAGCAGAAAAACAAGCACGTGTGGCTGACGTATTTACCTCTGTCGCCAAAAAATACGACATCATGAATGACCTAATGTCATTTGGTATTCATCGCTTGTGGAAGCGTTATGCCATTAGCTTATCTGGCGTGCGTGCTGGTCAACATGTATTAGATATCGCTGGCGGTACGGGTGATTTAGCCAAAGTCTTTAGCCGTGAAGTCGGTCGCAACGGTAAAGTCGTGTTGTCTGATATCAATGCGGCAATGCTAGAAGTTGGTCGTGAGCGCTTGATTAATGCTGGCTGTAATAATGTCGATTTTGTTTTGGCGAACGCTGAAACCCTAGCACCATTTGATGATAATAGCTTTGATCTGCTGACCATCAGCTTTGGTCTACGTAACGTCACAGATAAAGATGCTGCGTTAAAATCGATGTACCGTGTGCTCAAGCCAGGTGGTCGCTTATTAATACTAGAATTCTCAAAACCTATCTTTGAGCCATTATCAAAAGCCTATGATTTATATTCGTTCACAGCGCTACCGATGATGGGTAAGCTGGTTGCTAACGATTCAGAAAGCTATAAATATTTAGCTGAATCGATTCGCATGCATCCTGATCAGCAGACGCTAAAGCAGATGATGGAGCAAGCAGGCTTTGAAAATTGTGATTATCATAATCTGACAGCTGGTATCGTCGCGGTACATCGCGGCTTTAAAGCATAA
- a CDS encoding FFLEELY motif protein, producing the protein MSALANLQQHLDRFWALPHHEDAALNKKLNEVQSWQQARIKRTHSTLFEQPKNQLMADYFLTQLYGGDEFKVLAEQLGRILPKAKKLERLAKESSLEAGSMGIQASILAIELDLHLAQWLLEQELAVNEENMLLAYRTVDEAIERRVQINNLKDVCYRTDKDLNSFMLKKAFAMAKGTAYRYNFQPLYDFIDSGFKAMKPLKSVSSFIEPFCARELEVIDEVHAMDNDGKPAAFAV; encoded by the coding sequence ATGTCTGCTTTAGCCAACTTACAACAGCACCTTGACCGCTTTTGGGCGCTGCCACATCATGAAGACGCTGCATTGAATAAGAAGCTTAATGAAGTGCAATCATGGCAACAAGCCCGTATCAAGCGTACGCATAGCACGCTGTTTGAGCAACCAAAAAACCAGCTAATGGCAGATTATTTTTTAACGCAGCTGTATGGTGGTGATGAATTTAAAGTATTGGCAGAACAATTAGGGCGCATTCTCCCGAAAGCCAAGAAACTTGAGCGTCTTGCCAAAGAGTCATCTTTAGAAGCTGGCAGTATGGGTATTCAAGCGTCTATATTGGCGATTGAGCTCGACTTGCATTTGGCGCAGTGGTTACTCGAACAAGAGTTAGCTGTCAATGAAGAAAACATGCTACTCGCTTACCGTACGGTTGATGAAGCTATTGAGCGTCGCGTACAGATTAATAATTTAAAAGACGTTTGCTATCGTACTGACAAAGACTTGAATTCATTTATGCTCAAAAAAGCTTTTGCGATGGCTAAAGGCACCGCGTATCGCTACAACTTTCAGCCGCTTTATGATTTTATCGATTCAGGCTTTAAAGCCATGAAACCATTAAAAAGTGTGAGCAGCTTTATTGAACCGTTTTGCGCGCGCGAGCTTGAAGTTATTGATGAAGTCCATGCCATGGATAATGACGGTAAGCCCGCTGCGTTTGCTGTATGA
- a CDS encoding ATPase has product MSKKKNKTDKSAEDVSAPFNEQVVEQRLMPNPLSKFSMDEDALRLALVTAQFALRATRQPESPSTDKAIGLLVLVNGMEQAGKGTAVTQLRQWVDPRLLKVEATIGYCPLAHQPIWQTHTKAMPRHGDVMVYFGNWYADLLYNVMRMASAEHEKSEKNKKNRNVETLPIGQWQDYLRQQLTELQAFEQDLMANQTQLLKCWFHVDIETLQARLNDDEPDPKFLYQIDWHDTTIVAKFNEVAAELLRQQGDWIIIDGADKSQAAIHFCHEVLHAMQKALVNSRGENSAESDQAQDSNNTHNNQIEYQSIKFERVKIPKVLTDIEDSDIDKSDYNDALAKKQARLAELLRARQGQHVVFAFEGMDAAGKGGAIKRLVAPLDPREYQIYNIGAPMLYELQHPYLWRFWQKLPNEQTDRISRVGIFDRTWYGRVLVERIEGFATDDEWQRAYDEINRFEAALAASGTLVIKYWLAIDKKEQLKRFEEREETAYKQFKLTDDDWRNRDKWSDYVQSAADMLARTDTKNAPWCVIANNDKRQARLEVLDHAIEQLSALLAAS; this is encoded by the coding sequence ATGAGCAAAAAAAAGAATAAAACAGACAAGTCAGCAGAAGATGTGAGCGCGCCATTTAACGAGCAAGTCGTTGAGCAGCGTCTTATGCCCAATCCTTTGAGCAAGTTTTCAATGGATGAAGATGCGCTGCGATTGGCATTGGTTACAGCCCAGTTCGCTCTGCGTGCGACGCGCCAGCCAGAATCACCAAGCACTGATAAAGCCATTGGGCTATTAGTATTAGTCAATGGTATGGAGCAGGCAGGTAAGGGGACGGCGGTAACGCAATTGCGCCAGTGGGTCGATCCGCGCCTGCTTAAGGTCGAAGCAACCATTGGTTATTGTCCTTTAGCACACCAACCGATTTGGCAGACGCATACCAAAGCCATGCCGCGCCACGGTGATGTGATGGTATATTTTGGCAACTGGTATGCAGATTTACTTTATAACGTGATGCGCATGGCAAGCGCAGAGCACGAAAAGTCAGAAAAAAATAAGAAGAATAGGAATGTTGAAACGTTACCAATTGGTCAATGGCAAGACTATTTACGCCAGCAGCTAACAGAATTGCAAGCTTTTGAGCAAGACCTTATGGCAAATCAAACGCAGCTACTAAAGTGCTGGTTTCATGTCGATATCGAGACTTTACAGGCGAGGCTTAATGATGACGAGCCAGATCCGAAATTTCTATACCAAATTGATTGGCATGATACGACGATAGTGGCTAAGTTCAATGAAGTTGCTGCCGAATTATTACGCCAGCAAGGCGATTGGATTATCATCGATGGCGCAGATAAATCGCAAGCAGCCATACATTTTTGTCATGAAGTCTTACATGCGATGCAAAAAGCGTTGGTTAACAGCCGAGGAGAAAACAGTGCGGAATCAGATCAAGCACAAGATTCAAACAATACTCATAATAATCAAATAGAGTATCAGTCAATAAAGTTTGAGCGAGTAAAAATACCTAAGGTACTTACTGATATCGAAGATTCAGATATTGATAAATCTGACTACAATGATGCATTGGCTAAGAAGCAGGCACGCTTGGCAGAACTGTTACGTGCGCGTCAAGGTCAGCATGTGGTGTTTGCCTTTGAAGGTATGGATGCAGCAGGAAAGGGCGGCGCTATTAAAAGACTGGTGGCGCCACTAGATCCACGCGAATATCAAATTTATAATATTGGCGCGCCCATGTTATATGAGCTACAGCATCCTTATTTGTGGCGTTTTTGGCAAAAGCTTCCGAACGAGCAGACAGACCGCATCAGCCGTGTTGGTATTTTTGATCGTACTTGGTATGGGCGTGTCTTGGTAGAGCGTATCGAAGGCTTTGCGACGGATGATGAATGGCAGCGCGCCTATGATGAAATCAATCGCTTTGAAGCTGCCTTGGCAGCGTCAGGCACTTTGGTCATCAAGTACTGGCTGGCAATCGATAAAAAAGAGCAGCTTAAGCGTTTTGAGGAACGTGAAGAAACTGCATACAAACAATTTAAATTGACCGACGACGATTGGCGTAACCGTGATAAATGGTCAGATTATGTACAATCGGCGGCTGATATGCTGGCACGTACGGATACTAAGAACGCCCCTTGGTGTGTGATTGCTAATAATGACAAGCGCCAAGCACGTTTAGAGGTGTTAGACCACGCTATCGAGCAGCTATCCGCGTTGCTTGCTGCCAGCTAA
- a CDS encoding inorganic phosphate transporter produces MGISSSSTEPTKSVGSMRINLFFAILMIGMTAYFLWWGLDYTMHQQTTLFIVATAFGVFMAFNIGGNDVANSFGTSVGAGTLTIPQALGIAAIFEVSGAVLAGGEVTDTIRSGIVDLDGLSVTPNQFIYVMLSALIAAAFWLLFATKKGLPVSTTHAIIGGVVGSSIVLGITLGGTEMALSTVNWGKIGTIAISWVLSPLLGGVLSYLLYGQIKKNIIEYNDKTEAHIATLKDSKKTLKLTHKEYLDGLTESEQLSYTSAMLRDQEIYKDDDCVVEDLETNYYKELYEIENERSNLDTLKALKQWVPIIAAAGGAVMASLVIFKGLKNVNNGMTTLQGFLIMGMIAALVWLATYIYTKSIRGKHKEDLTKATFIMFSWMQVFTASAFAFSHGSNDIANAVGPFAAIMDVIRTNSISTEAAVPPAVMLTFGVALIVGLWFIGKEVIQTVGTNLAKMHPASGFSAELAAAAVVMGASTMGLPVSSTHTLVGAVLGIGIVNRDTNWALMKPIGLAWIITLPAAASMSAISYIVLINIF; encoded by the coding sequence ATGGGTATTAGCAGCAGCTCTACAGAACCAACAAAATCAGTCGGCTCTATGAGAATCAATCTATTTTTTGCCATTTTAATGATTGGAATGACCGCCTACTTTTTGTGGTGGGGTCTAGATTACACCATGCACCAGCAGACGACGCTATTTATTGTTGCCACTGCTTTTGGTGTTTTTATGGCATTCAATATCGGCGGTAATGATGTCGCCAACTCTTTTGGTACCTCAGTCGGTGCAGGGACCTTAACCATCCCGCAAGCGCTAGGTATCGCGGCGATATTTGAAGTATCAGGCGCCGTGCTGGCAGGCGGTGAAGTAACCGATACGATTCGAAGCGGCATTGTCGATTTAGATGGTCTTTCAGTAACGCCCAACCAGTTCATTTATGTCATGCTTTCAGCGCTCATCGCTGCTGCATTTTGGCTGTTGTTTGCCACCAAAAAAGGTCTGCCGGTTTCGACCACACACGCGATTATTGGCGGCGTAGTTGGTAGCTCTATTGTTTTGGGTATCACCTTAGGTGGTACTGAAATGGCATTGTCGACAGTGAATTGGGGCAAGATTGGCACGATCGCCATCTCTTGGGTTTTGTCACCGCTACTAGGCGGCGTTTTGTCTTATCTGCTATATGGACAGATTAAGAAAAACATCATTGAATATAATGATAAAACAGAGGCGCATATTGCTACTCTGAAAGACAGTAAAAAGACGTTAAAGCTGACGCACAAAGAGTACTTGGATGGTTTAACCGAGTCTGAGCAGTTGTCTTATACGTCAGCGATGTTGCGTGACCAAGAAATCTATAAAGATGATGATTGCGTCGTTGAAGATTTAGAGACGAACTATTACAAAGAACTTTATGAGATTGAAAACGAGCGCAGCAACCTTGATACCTTAAAAGCACTCAAGCAATGGGTGCCTATTATTGCGGCTGCAGGCGGCGCAGTCATGGCCTCTTTGGTCATCTTCAAAGGTCTTAAAAACGTCAATAATGGTATGACGACGTTGCAAGGCTTTTTAATTATGGGGATGATCGCAGCATTAGTATGGCTTGCGACCTATATTTATACTAAGAGTATCCGCGGTAAGCACAAAGAAGATTTGACCAAAGCCACGTTTATTATGTTTAGCTGGATGCAAGTCTTTACTGCATCAGCGTTTGCCTTTAGTCATGGTTCTAACGATATTGCCAACGCTGTTGGTCCATTTGCAGCGATTATGGATGTTATCCGTACCAATAGTATCTCAACAGAAGCAGCAGTACCACCTGCTGTGATGTTAACTTTTGGTGTGGCATTGATTGTCGGTCTTTGGTTCATCGGTAAAGAAGTGATTCAGACTGTCGGTACCAATTTGGCAAAAATGCATCCTGCTTCTGGTTTCTCAGCTGAGTTGGCTGCGGCTGCGGTTGTGATGGGTGCGTCGACGATGGGTCTACCAGTATCGAGTACGCATACCTTGGTCGGTGCTGTACTTGGCATTGGTATCGTCAATAGAGATACCAACTGGGCACTGATGAAACCAATTGGTTTGGCATGGATTATTACCCTTCCTGCAGCAGCAAGTATGTCTGCAATCAGTTATATAGTGCTGATAAATATCTTTTAA
- a CDS encoding aminotransferase class I/II-fold pyridoxal phosphate-dependent enzyme has translation MTADDKTKSTQAERLVQLRRDKGMTAEQLAQAMTAAGAKVSRGAISNWERGTNGIVSSKLPTLARLLGCSEGYLLRGELESDSKSDDDSDSISSDNDKAVDAGEQAHSTSQNTPTTTTSSTPRKNSPNNLMSGHSMNSIKKSDKLQNVCYDIRGPLLQTANKMEAEGKRILKLNIGNPAPFGLEAPHEILRDVAMNLPEATGYSDSQGIFSARKAVLQYYQSKGLLSAVDVRDVYLGNGVSELIVMTMQALMNDGDEVLVPMPDYPLWTAAANLAGGTAVHYRCNEEDNWHPDIEDIKSKITSKTKGIVVINPNNPTGALYSDEVLLQIVEVAKEHDLIIMADEIYDRILYDDMEHTPMSTLTDEVLVLSYNGLSKSHRIAGFRAGWMMVSGRKEHAADFIEGLDMLASMRLCSNVQGQYAIQTAMGGYQSMKDLTSKKGRLYKQRELAVTRLNAIKGISCTMPQGAFYCFPKMDPEIYPIKDDMQFMMDLLLEENVLMVQGTGFNWDKNDHFRLVFLPNLHDLEDAMDRLDRFFAKKRKQFGTD, from the coding sequence ATGACGGCTGATGACAAAACTAAAAGCACACAAGCTGAACGACTGGTACAGCTGCGCCGCGACAAAGGCATGACGGCAGAGCAGCTGGCACAAGCGATGACTGCTGCTGGCGCTAAAGTCAGCCGCGGTGCTATCTCTAATTGGGAGCGTGGGACCAATGGGATTGTCTCATCTAAGCTACCTACCCTTGCGCGACTCTTAGGTTGTAGCGAAGGGTACTTGTTGCGCGGTGAGCTTGAAAGTGACAGCAAATCAGATGACGATTCTGACAGTATATCGTCTGATAACGATAAAGCTGTCGATGCAGGTGAGCAAGCTCATAGCACTAGTCAGAATACACCAACAACAACTACCTCTTCTACTCCCCGCAAAAATTCACCAAATAACCTGATGAGTGGTCACTCTATGAACTCAATAAAAAAATCTGATAAATTACAAAACGTCTGCTACGACATTCGCGGTCCTCTGCTGCAAACTGCCAATAAAATGGAAGCCGAAGGCAAGCGTATCTTAAAGCTAAATATCGGCAACCCTGCTCCTTTTGGTTTAGAAGCACCGCATGAGATTTTGCGTGATGTGGCGATGAATCTGCCGGAAGCGACGGGCTACTCAGACTCGCAAGGGATTTTTTCAGCGCGTAAAGCCGTATTGCAATATTACCAATCAAAGGGTCTGCTATCGGCAGTTGATGTTCGTGATGTCTATCTAGGTAATGGCGTCTCTGAGCTGATTGTCATGACCATGCAAGCGCTGATGAATGATGGCGATGAAGTGCTGGTTCCGATGCCAGACTACCCACTGTGGACGGCAGCTGCCAATCTCGCAGGCGGTACAGCGGTACATTATCGCTGTAATGAAGAAGACAATTGGCATCCTGATATTGAAGACATCAAATCCAAAATCACCAGCAAAACCAAAGGCATCGTAGTTATTAATCCCAATAATCCGACAGGCGCGCTGTATAGTGATGAAGTACTGCTGCAAATCGTCGAGGTCGCAAAAGAGCATGATTTAATCATCATGGCGGATGAGATTTATGACCGTATTCTCTATGATGATATGGAACATACGCCGATGAGCACTTTGACCGATGAAGTACTGGTGTTGTCCTATAATGGTTTATCAAAATCACATCGTATTGCAGGCTTTCGTGCCGGTTGGATGATGGTTTCAGGTCGTAAAGAACATGCGGCTGACTTTATCGAAGGTTTGGATATGCTTGCATCTATGCGCCTGTGTTCTAACGTTCAAGGACAATATGCGATTCAGACAGCGATGGGTGGCTATCAAAGCATGAAGGACCTAACGTCTAAAAAAGGGCGCTTGTATAAGCAGCGCGAGTTGGCAGTGACCCGTCTTAATGCGATAAAAGGTATCTCTTGTACCATGCCACAAGGCGCGTTTTACTGCTTTCCAAAGATGGATCCTGAGATTTACCCTATCAAAGATGACATGCAGTTTATGATGGATTTATTGTTAGAAGAAAACGTATTGATGGTACAAGGCACAGGATTTAACTGGGATAAAAATGACCATTTCCGCTTGGTGTTTTTACCCAACTTACACGACTTAGAAGACGCTATGGATCGCTTAGACCGCTTCTTTGCTAAGAAGCGTAAGCAGTTTGGTACTGACTAA
- the msrB gene encoding peptide-methionine (R)-S-oxide reductase MsrB, which yields MQDNQLSKEEISQLTEADWKERLSAEEYHVLREKGTERPFTGVYNDINDKGIYRCKGCGANLFESDNKFDAGCGWPSFDQGIDNSAIDEHVDDSLGMRRTEVTCSNCGAHLGHVFPDGPSETTGMRYCINSLSIDLDKSEE from the coding sequence ATGCAAGACAATCAACTGAGCAAAGAAGAAATCAGCCAATTGACCGAGGCTGACTGGAAAGAGCGCTTAAGTGCTGAGGAGTATCATGTGCTGCGCGAGAAGGGCACAGAGCGACCATTTACAGGCGTTTACAATGATATTAATGATAAGGGCATTTATCGTTGTAAAGGATGCGGTGCTAACTTGTTTGAATCAGATAATAAGTTTGATGCAGGGTGCGGTTGGCCAAGCTTTGATCAAGGTATCGATAATAGCGCCATCGATGAGCATGTCGATGATTCGCTAGGCATGCGCCGTACTGAAGTGACTTGCAGCAATTGCGGCGCGCATTTGGGCCATGTATTCCCTGACGGTCCAAGTGAGACCACTGGCATGCGCTATTGCATCAACTCGTTGTCTATCGATTTAGATAAGTCTGAAGAATAG
- a CDS encoding glutathione peroxidase, with the protein MTTIYDFNAERIDGTTKSFSDYKDQVLLIVNTASKCGFTPQFEGLEALFQQYKDQGLMVIGFPCNQFGNQDPANNDEIGEFCQKNYGVSFPMMAKVDVNGGDAHPVFEWLKNQKGGLLTDGIKWNFTKFLIDSKGQVIARYAPTTKPEALKADIEQALAAK; encoded by the coding sequence ATGACTACTATTTATGATTTTAATGCTGAGCGTATCGATGGAACGACAAAAAGTTTCTCTGACTATAAAGATCAAGTGTTGCTAATTGTTAATACCGCAAGCAAGTGTGGCTTTACGCCGCAGTTTGAGGGCTTAGAAGCACTGTTTCAGCAATATAAAGACCAAGGTTTAATGGTTATCGGTTTTCCCTGTAATCAATTCGGCAACCAAGATCCTGCTAATAATGATGAAATTGGTGAATTTTGCCAAAAGAACTATGGTGTGAGCTTTCCAATGATGGCAAAAGTCGACGTCAATGGTGGTGATGCTCATCCTGTGTTTGAATGGCTAAAAAATCAAAAAGGCGGGCTTCTCACAGATGGTATCAAATGGAATTTCACCAAGTTTTTAATTGATAGTAAAGGGCAGGTAATTGCTCGTTATGCACCAACGACCAAACCTGAAGCGCTCAAGGCTGATATAGAACAAGCGCTGGCTGCAAAGTAA
- a CDS encoding DUF305 domain-containing protein, with protein sequence MNASDQNNMNHQQGMNPYIKFNLMIVTSTIVMYIMMYFNTYEWSHVYFSETRAYMALYMGAGMAVIMLAFMGNMYKKTKVNLMVYGLSVLMFAVGIWGVRSQSTVDQVDWMQAMIPHHSIAILTSSRADIEDPRVQQLADDIIKAQKREIAEMQALIEELE encoded by the coding sequence ATGAATGCTTCAGATCAAAACAACATGAATCATCAACAGGGCATGAACCCTTATATCAAGTTCAACCTGATGATTGTGACGTCTACGATTGTGATGTACATCATGATGTATTTCAATACTTATGAATGGAGTCATGTTTACTTTAGTGAAACCCGAGCTTATATGGCGCTCTACATGGGTGCGGGTATGGCCGTCATTATGCTCGCCTTTATGGGTAATATGTACAAAAAAACCAAAGTTAATTTGATGGTTTATGGACTGAGTGTGTTGATGTTTGCCGTTGGGATATGGGGCGTGCGCTCTCAATCAACTGTCGATCAGGTCGATTGGATGCAAGCGATGATACCACATCACTCGATTGCTATTTTGACCAGCTCAAGAGCAGATATCGAAGATCCTAGAGTGCAACAGCTCGCTGACGATATTATTAAAGCGCAAAAGCGTGAAATCGCTGAGATGCAAGCGCTGATCGAAGAGCTTGAATAG
- a CDS encoding copper resistance protein B has protein sequence MKIHKVGLRFAGASSLVLLASSFANAADPSTAKKDMMMSGMDHSSMDMSGMDMSDMDHSGMDMSGMDMSDMDHSGMDMSDMDMSDMDHSGMDMSGMDHSGMDMSGMDHSGMDMSGMDHSGMDMSGMDHSGMDMSGMDHGSMDMSGMQGGKAPADARSPDYSNGVPYGQYGKPMMMGDMPLWGVSVDDLGYQFDDDQINYEVGAWYGVDERRLSLRSEGSIQTEGDKEIDSLTSLSYWKPLSIFWNGEAGVAYDTENDKPAIMAGIVGTMPYFIETDARAYLYSDGQVRLDLGAEYEWRLSQHWVVIPEVGLTAFSKEDSDNHITKGFNEMDAEVRLTYETFSRQLAPYVGMSYETALGSARDQRRQHNESVDSSSLTAGVKFWF, from the coding sequence ATGAAAATACATAAAGTAGGTTTACGGTTCGCTGGGGCATCATCATTGGTACTGCTGGCATCATCATTTGCTAATGCTGCTGACCCGTCCACTGCTAAAAAAGACATGATGATGTCAGGCATGGATCATAGTAGTATGGATATGTCAGGTATGGACATGTCAGATATGGATCACAGCGGCATGGATATGTCAGGTATGGACATGTCAGATATGGATCACAGCGGCATGGATATGTCAGATATGGACATGTCGGATATGGATCATAGCGGTATGGACATGTCTGGTATGGACCATAGCGGTATGGATATGTCAGGTATGGACCATAGCGGTATGGATATGTCAGGTATGGACCATAGCGGTATGGATATGTCAGGTATGGATCACAGTGGTATGGATATGTCAGGCATGGATCATGGCAGTATGGACATGTCAGGTATGCAAGGTGGTAAAGCGCCAGCTGATGCGCGCAGTCCTGACTATTCAAACGGCGTTCCTTATGGACAGTATGGTAAGCCTATGATGATGGGTGATATGCCATTATGGGGCGTTTCTGTAGATGATTTAGGTTATCAGTTTGATGACGATCAGATTAATTATGAAGTTGGTGCTTGGTATGGCGTAGATGAGCGTCGCCTCTCTTTACGCAGCGAAGGTAGTATTCAGACCGAAGGTGATAAAGAAATTGATAGTCTGACCTCACTATCTTACTGGAAGCCGCTAAGTATCTTCTGGAATGGCGAGGCCGGTGTTGCTTATGATACCGAAAATGATAAACCTGCCATTATGGCGGGTATTGTCGGTACTATGCCTTACTTTATTGAAACCGATGCCAGAGCTTATCTGTATTCTGATGGACAAGTTCGATTGGACCTTGGCGCAGAATACGAGTGGCGTTTGAGCCAGCACTGGGTTGTGATACCGGAAGTAGGACTAACAGCCTTTAGTAAAGAAGACAGCGACAATCATATTACCAAAGGTTTCAACGAGATGGATGCTGAAGTGAGGCTCACTTATGAGACATTCAGTCGCCAACTTGCGCCTTATGTGGGTATGAGTTATGAGACAGCGCTTGGTAGTGCTCGAGATCAGCGTCGTCAACATAATGAATCAGTTGATAGCAGTAGTTTGACTGCGGGGGTTAAATTCTGGTTCTAA